Within the Molothrus aeneus isolate 106 chromosome 1, BPBGC_Maene_1.0, whole genome shotgun sequence genome, the region CCCAGGTGCTTTGCTTGCAGGAGCTGTTGGCAGCGCCCAGAGCTGGTGGTGTCAGGGGTGGTGCTGAGGGCCCTTAGCAGATGTAGCCGCCCCTTCTGCCATAGCAGCCCAGGCCTCCCAGGCCGTAGCCAAGGCCAAAGCCAAATCCACCAGagatgggctgtccctgggcattgagctcagtgcccagagcagccgaGGAGGTGGATCCGACGGCGGtgctctgggggaaggaggtcatgatgggtcctggcagggtgaccagcacaggggaagggttGATGATGACGCGGGAATCCTGgcattgcagggcacagggctcgtTGCAGCTGTTGGCCAGCGGGGTGGGTCCGCAGGGACTGCAGATGTTGTTGCAGGCCATGGGTGTGGTGTGGAGGGTGCCTGGAAGAGATGGGATGAGGTTAGACTGGGGTGTGGATGTGCGTGGGGCAGTGATGCAGGAGAGTGAGGTATTGTGGAGGCACTGGTGGGGCTGTCGGGAGGCATGAGGACTGCTGAGGCTGGATCTGAGCATGCTGGAAGAGAGGGTTCaggggtgcaggagcaggaggatcaGGGCTTGAGGCTTACCTTGTTgttgggcaggagcaggaggagaagacTTGAGGAGAAGTGTGTGAGGGAGagaggctctgggctggcttttATGCTGGTTCTGGAGGGGTGGGACATCCTTGTCCCATGGCCTTGGGGCATTTTGCAGGCCACAGTTCCTGGTTGACTCAGCGTCCTGAGTCCTGAGGTGGGGAATGTTTTCCATCCCCCACCTCTGCAGTGTCATGTTCTCCTTTTGCATCTATGTCCATCTGACCTTGTCAGCAGCTTTTAAATGCAGGTATTAGAGACCAAGGGCTGTTGATGAAGATGTTTTTTTTGGCAGGCTGTGGTCATGACCAGAGCATTGGACAGTGAGGTGTCAACAGTGAAGTCACGCAATGTCCCTGGCGTGCTGTGGTTTGTGGGTGTCTTGTGGAGTGGGTCCTCATTCCCCCACAGCCATGTCAGGCTCATCTGGGCTTTGCAGCTGTACTGGAGATGTAAGGTGTCCCCTTCCATCAcattctctccctccctgtcccattTCTGACATTCTTAACCTGTGCATATGCCCGGTCTTTCCTGCTGGATATGGGAGAACAATCCCTGTGACACCTTCCCTGCTGTCCAATGTCTTGTGTGGTTTCATCCGTAGTGCTCATCTCTGCTAGGCCCAGCATGGTCACACTTTGGGGTCCCGTTACGGGGCTCTGAGAGaaacatggaaagaaaactGTTTGAAGGATATAGAAAGACTTGATGTTCAGTTGAAGAAACTGTGGacattcatttttcaaaaaaattggTTGACCTTATTCCACTCTAGAGGTACTTGAACAGAAGTTTTAACTTCAGTTTTGTGTGTCATAGATTTGTGCATGGTGATGTGGGGAAAGTTTTTCTTCCACAATCCTTCAGTGTCATGTCCTGCTCCTGAGGCCATTTCCATCTGAACTTGGTGTCAGCTTTTAAGTGagagtgtgtatttgggaggaTTTGCTTTGAATATGTGCATCTGAATAACCAAAATATACAACAAATGCCTTGGAATTATATGGGTGTCATTAGTGAGGTAATTCTGTGGAACTCGTATCGGTTTCTTTGTGGGTGTGTTGTGAAGAGGGGCCCAATTCCACCACCGTCATGTCTGGCTGGTGTGGgctttgcagctgtgctgtgcatgaGGAGCTGCCCCTTCCATTGTGGTCTTTCCTCCTTTAAAGTGTGAGTATTTGAGACCAAAGGCTGGTGTTGATGGTGTGTGTTAAAGAGGACTGCAAACGGACCAAGATTTGCAGAGGTGGGGAGTCATCAGTGAGGTCAGCCTGTAGAACTCctggttttgtattttggaTATCTTGTGACGAGGGGCCCCAAAGTATCCCAGGTCAGTCAGGCTGGTCTGGGCTTTGCCTCTGTGCCAGGTGTGAGGTCCTGGACTCTTCCATTCCATGTCAGCAGTGGGAGAGTTGCCCCTTCAGCGAGCTGGCAGGTGATGGAGTGTCTAGATCACCACTTTTCGGTTCCACCATTCAGAAGGTCCTCAAGACTAAGGGTTTAAAGGAACCTACCAAAGTTCAAACAAGAGAAATGTGAAGTTCTGCAACTGGATAGGAATTGCACTGGGCTCGGGATAATGCTGTGGACTGAGAGTCTGAGAAGTGGCTTTTG harbors:
- the LOC136557530 gene encoding feather beta keratin-like — protein: MACNNICSPCGPTPLANSCNEPCALQCQDSRVIINPSPVLVTLPGPIMTSFPQSTAVGSTSSAALGTELNAQGQPISGGFGFGLGYGLGGLGCYGRRGGYIC